One Streptomyces sp. NBC_00223 genomic window carries:
- the tpg gene encoding telomere-protecting terminal protein Tpg, giving the protein MGDIEDALDRAGAETFTRQPPKTPLAQMRLLVRAEKGSTRAVAARLGVSQRTVERYLAGQRKHPRPALAGALAREVKKVWQPRVRRRAQRRAATSTGITIETRARFGYTAPVGTTDDGRLRRLTVHLPPAYADRLFQAQRQGASDRALREIVAEGLQEIYFKDGGTRAGDLEVEFTDIDYFDVSF; this is encoded by the coding sequence GTGGGGGACATCGAGGACGCACTGGACCGGGCGGGGGCGGAGACGTTCACCCGGCAGCCGCCGAAGACGCCGCTCGCGCAGATGCGGCTGCTGGTACGGGCGGAGAAGGGGTCGACCCGGGCGGTGGCCGCGCGGCTCGGCGTGTCCCAGCGCACGGTGGAGCGCTACCTCGCCGGGCAGCGCAAGCACCCGCGGCCGGCCCTCGCGGGCGCGCTGGCCCGCGAGGTGAAGAAGGTGTGGCAGCCCCGGGTGCGCCGGCGGGCGCAGCGCCGCGCCGCCACCAGCACCGGGATCACCATCGAGACCCGGGCCCGTTTCGGCTACACCGCGCCGGTCGGCACGACCGACGACGGCCGGCTGCGGCGGCTGACCGTCCATCTGCCCCCGGCCTACGCCGACCGGCTCTTCCAGGCGCAGCGGCAGGGTGCGAGCGACCGGGCGCTGCGGGAGATCGTCGCCGAAGGGCTCCAGGAGATCTACTTCAAGGACGGCGGCACCCGGGCCGGCGACCTCGAAGTGGAGTTCACGGACATCGACTACTTCGACGTGTCCTTCTGA
- the tap gene encoding telomere-associated protein Tap produces MPTQDELFASVDALLEQGPLLPSPAERKRLREAAGLTQDDVALALRSSRETVNGWENGRTRPRPPRLQAYQRLLEGWAARYPAPGPGVPERSGAVEAPVVREVPVVRETPAVPEPAAVPATPAPDRTAAAARPSAPAAVTAPTTRTARPVTPARPSASSRRPQTAAAARPAADPRFPNGPIAVLDGDGTAYCAGGVVLDCPAATLPALVEWTLAESGIGAARLHRNGKDADPLIALTESAAERFGLPVRLEGEEARRSLRLPEDHKVVKQIARAKWKLTQRGFGPWARIYRPAQGQQRSCVQLAILSWDALDTRAWGETASLHPAEIARVLGTYAARVITPRGSTAVSGLELMTAMRPPTRAVRDTATGTWVSAPNPGALHAPVDPAPPEAPAEHPVARGWEGGFLDEEAYQWVRDPQLLTDDECVLPWAVGLDINTAFLAAASRLTVGLSEPVHVWRPAFDRKTPGSWYVDLSHVDLDPRLPSPFTPSGKRPEGPAWYATPTVDYARELGADVAPLEGFLRRETGAWLDPWHDRLRDAYLTTMAELGVPVGKDTGEADFLAAMEHHKETDPALACVLSAVKSTVKGGIGKLRERPQGRHYRDGERWPALERPTWRPDIRAAVIAKARVNMHRKMVNTAKATGLFPLAVLSDCVVYPSAGPSPLDFLPLTPEGHVLPGTFRIGGSPGLAKVEGVQEMFWAVELMEKGLNPARHIKGGDAVLDEGE; encoded by the coding sequence ATGCCCACGCAAGACGAGCTGTTCGCGTCGGTCGACGCGCTGCTGGAGCAGGGACCGTTGCTGCCGTCGCCGGCCGAGCGCAAGCGTCTGCGGGAGGCGGCGGGTCTGACGCAGGACGATGTGGCCCTGGCGCTGCGGTCGAGCCGGGAGACGGTGAACGGCTGGGAGAACGGCCGGACCAGGCCCCGGCCGCCCCGGTTGCAGGCGTACCAGCGGCTGCTGGAGGGGTGGGCCGCCCGTTACCCGGCGCCCGGCCCCGGGGTGCCGGAGAGATCCGGGGCGGTGGAGGCCCCTGTCGTACGGGAAGTCCCCGTTGTACGGGAGACGCCGGCCGTACCGGAGCCCGCCGCCGTACCGGCAACGCCCGCGCCGGACCGTACGGCCGCAGCGGCGCGGCCCTCCGCCCCGGCCGCCGTGACAGCGCCGACCACGAGGACGGCGAGGCCCGTGACGCCCGCCCGGCCGTCGGCTTCGTCGCGGCGCCCGCAGACCGCCGCGGCCGCCCGCCCGGCGGCCGATCCCCGGTTCCCGAACGGCCCGATCGCCGTGCTGGACGGCGACGGCACCGCGTACTGCGCGGGCGGCGTCGTGCTGGACTGCCCGGCGGCCACCCTCCCGGCCCTGGTGGAGTGGACGCTGGCGGAGTCGGGCATCGGCGCGGCGCGGCTGCACCGCAACGGCAAGGACGCCGACCCGCTGATCGCCCTGACGGAGTCGGCGGCCGAGCGGTTCGGGCTGCCGGTCCGGCTGGAGGGCGAGGAGGCCCGCCGGTCGCTGCGGTTGCCGGAGGACCACAAGGTCGTCAAGCAGATCGCCCGCGCGAAGTGGAAGCTCACCCAGCGGGGATTCGGCCCCTGGGCGCGGATCTACCGGCCCGCGCAGGGGCAGCAGCGAAGTTGCGTCCAGCTCGCGATCCTGTCGTGGGACGCGCTGGACACCCGCGCCTGGGGGGAGACCGCCTCGCTGCACCCGGCGGAGATCGCCCGCGTGCTCGGGACGTACGCCGCCCGCGTGATCACCCCGCGCGGCTCCACCGCCGTCTCCGGCCTGGAACTGATGACGGCGATGCGCCCGCCCACCCGGGCCGTACGGGACACCGCCACCGGGACGTGGGTGTCCGCGCCGAACCCGGGCGCGCTGCACGCCCCGGTGGACCCGGCGCCGCCGGAGGCCCCGGCCGAACACCCCGTCGCGCGGGGCTGGGAGGGCGGGTTCCTGGACGAGGAGGCGTACCAGTGGGTGCGCGACCCCCAACTGCTCACCGACGACGAGTGCGTGCTGCCGTGGGCGGTGGGCCTGGACATCAACACCGCGTTCCTCGCGGCCGCTTCACGGCTGACGGTGGGGCTGAGCGAGCCTGTGCACGTCTGGCGGCCGGCGTTCGACCGGAAAACTCCCGGGAGTTGGTACGTGGACCTTTCCCATGTCGACCTGGACCCGCGGCTGCCGTCGCCGTTCACCCCGTCCGGGAAACGGCCGGAGGGGCCCGCCTGGTACGCGACGCCGACCGTGGACTACGCGCGGGAACTCGGGGCCGACGTAGCGCCGTTGGAGGGATTCCTGCGGCGGGAGACCGGCGCCTGGCTGGACCCGTGGCACGACCGGCTCCGGGACGCGTACCTCACCACGATGGCCGAACTCGGCGTCCCCGTCGGCAAGGACACCGGCGAGGCCGACTTCCTCGCCGCGATGGAGCACCACAAGGAGACCGACCCGGCCCTGGCCTGTGTGCTGTCGGCGGTCAAGTCGACGGTCAAGGGCGGCATCGGCAAGCTGCGCGAGCGCCCGCAGGGCCGGCACTACCGTGACGGCGAGCGCTGGCCCGCCCTGGAACGCCCCACCTGGCGCCCCGACATCCGCGCCGCGGTCATCGCCAAGGCCCGGGTGAACATGCACCGCAAGATGGTCAACACCGCGAAGGCGACGGGCCTGTTCCCGCTGGCGGTGCTCTCCGACTGCGTCGTCTACCCGTCGGCAGGGCCGTCCCCGCTGGACTTCCTGCCGCTCACGCCCGAGGGACATGTGCTGCCGGGGACGTTCCGGATCGGGGGCTCGCCGGGGCTGGCCAAGGTCGAGGGTGTCCAGGAGATGTTCTGGGCGGTCGAGTTGATGGAGAAGGGCCTCAACCCGGCCCGTCACATCAAGGGCGGCGACGCCGTACTGGACGAAGGGGAGTAG
- a CDS encoding GlxA family transcriptional regulator — translation MSPLRVGVLAYPGCFASEVFGVPDLLAMATHVAAAQGSVRPAHEVSVVSPRRRVIASGGSALDVSAVRPVDVLIVPGFELSPALDLDATLANLGPEVASIRSQADAGTAVVSICVGAFLIAEAGLLGGREATTAWLFADRFALRYPDVRLRPESLVVTDRGVTTTAAFSAMYDFALRFISEHDGPRVARSTARIALVDDARSTQAPYVDAGLLPTVGREFSLGVKRRLDRNLGARYDLPALAREFHVSTRTMLRRFGDEAGQTPLAYLQTARVRRARHLLETTDRTVASIAADVGYGDPGTFSGIFARHTGRRPREYRAVFRRRHDRDGSTRRTET, via the coding sequence ATGAGTCCGCTGCGCGTCGGTGTGCTGGCCTACCCCGGGTGCTTCGCGTCGGAGGTGTTCGGAGTCCCCGACCTCCTGGCCATGGCGACGCATGTCGCCGCGGCGCAAGGGTCGGTCCGGCCGGCCCACGAGGTGTCGGTCGTCTCGCCCCGGCGGCGGGTGATCGCGTCCGGCGGCTCGGCCCTCGACGTCTCGGCGGTGCGCCCGGTGGACGTCCTGATCGTGCCGGGCTTCGAACTGTCGCCCGCGCTCGACCTCGACGCGACGCTCGCGAACCTCGGACCGGAAGTCGCGTCGATCCGCTCGCAGGCGGACGCGGGGACCGCTGTCGTGTCGATCTGCGTGGGAGCCTTCCTGATCGCCGAGGCCGGGCTGCTCGGCGGGCGCGAGGCGACCACGGCCTGGTTGTTCGCGGACCGGTTCGCCCTCCGCTACCCCGACGTACGTCTCCGCCCGGAGAGCCTGGTCGTGACCGACCGTGGAGTGACGACCACGGCGGCCTTCAGCGCCATGTACGACTTCGCGCTGCGGTTCATCAGCGAGCACGACGGCCCCCGCGTCGCCCGGAGCACCGCGCGTATCGCGCTTGTCGACGACGCCCGCTCCACACAGGCTCCCTATGTCGACGCGGGTCTTCTGCCCACGGTGGGCAGGGAGTTCTCGCTCGGCGTCAAGCGCCGGCTCGACCGGAACCTCGGTGCCCGCTACGACCTGCCCGCACTCGCCCGGGAGTTCCACGTCAGCACGAGAACCATGCTCCGCCGCTTCGGCGACGAAGCCGGGCAGACACCGCTCGCGTATCTGCAAACGGCCCGGGTGCGCCGGGCCAGGCACCTGCTGGAGACGACCGACCGGACCGTCGCGAGCATCGCCGCCGATGTCGGGTACGGCGACCCCGGGACGTTCAGCGGCATCTTCGCCCGGCACACGGGCCGGCGGCCGAGGGAGTACCGCGCGGTGTTCCGCCGTCGCCACGACCGTGACGGGTCGACCCGACGCACGGAGACGTGA
- a CDS encoding dienelactone hydrolase family protein yields MTIERGQNDPLDDFSRRTVSVDDVDKTVYVAGSGPAVVLMPEMPGISPDVARFARWVRDAGFSVYLPSLFGVDGAYPLAEAHETVMRRACVSAEFRAFAGGGTSPVVTWLRGLARLAHAECGGPGVGAVGLCFTGNFALTMALEPAVIAPVVNHPSLPLDDPGGLEISDEDAAAVAERVARDGLTVLAYRFDNDKWCTGRRFAAYRALLGDAFDGRVLKAETANTDPPPFFRDVVGCAHSVVTAHLVDQEGHPTMRARDEILAFLAERLGTRPEQPLDPAPGAVPHDVGRSDEAATALTTAAAVFRAAGDHGADEATIVRHRREPGRGA; encoded by the coding sequence ATGACCATCGAGCGAGGACAGAACGACCCCCTGGACGACTTCTCACGGAGAACCGTGAGCGTCGACGACGTCGACAAGACCGTGTACGTGGCCGGGTCGGGACCGGCCGTCGTCCTCATGCCCGAGATGCCTGGCATCAGCCCCGATGTCGCGCGGTTCGCGCGCTGGGTGCGCGACGCCGGCTTCTCCGTGTACCTGCCGTCCCTCTTCGGCGTCGACGGCGCCTATCCGCTCGCCGAGGCACACGAGACGGTCATGCGACGCGCGTGCGTCAGCGCCGAGTTCCGCGCGTTCGCCGGCGGCGGCACCAGCCCCGTCGTCACCTGGCTGCGCGGCCTCGCCCGCCTGGCGCACGCCGAGTGCGGCGGGCCCGGTGTCGGCGCCGTCGGTCTGTGTTTCACCGGCAACTTCGCCCTGACCATGGCGCTCGAACCCGCTGTCATCGCCCCGGTGGTCAACCATCCGTCGCTTCCGCTCGACGACCCCGGCGGTCTGGAGATCAGCGACGAGGACGCCGCCGCCGTGGCCGAACGGGTGGCGCGCGACGGATTGACGGTGCTCGCCTACCGCTTCGACAACGACAAGTGGTGCACCGGCCGGCGGTTCGCGGCCTACCGGGCGCTGCTCGGCGACGCGTTCGACGGCCGCGTGCTCAAGGCCGAGACGGCGAACACCGACCCTCCGCCCTTCTTCCGTGACGTCGTCGGCTGCGCCCACAGCGTCGTCACGGCGCACCTCGTCGACCAGGAGGGCCACCCCACGATGCGGGCCCGGGACGAGATCCTCGCCTTCCTGGCCGAACGCCTCGGGACGCGGCCGGAACAGCCCCTGGACCCGGCCCCCGGCGCCGTCCCGCACGATGTCGGTCGATCCGACGAAGCCGCCACCGCCCTCACCACGGCCGCCGCCGTCTTCCGCGCGGCCGGTGACCACGGCGCGGACGAGGCCACGATCGTGCGGCACCGGCGCGAACCCGGGCGCGGAGCGTGA
- the dhaK gene encoding dihydroxyacetone kinase subunit DhaK: MKMLINVPETVVADALRGVAVAHPELTVDVERRVIVRRGAPYEGKVGLVSGGGSGHEPLHGGFVGRGMLDAACPGEVFTSPVPDQIVRAAAAVDSGAGVLFIVKNYTGDVLNFDMAAELAEDEGVQVAKVLVNDDVAVIDSTYTAGRRGTGATLFVEKLAGAAAEEGAPLDRVAGIAHRVNESSRSFGVALSACSTPAKGGPTFDLPSGELELGVGIHGEPGRERRAMMTSGEIADVSVDAVVEDLRPDAPVLLLVNGMGGTPLLELYGFAAEVHRALAERRVPVARTLVGNYVTSLDMAGASVTICQVDEELLRLWDAPVSTAALRWGC, encoded by the coding sequence ATGAAGATGCTGATCAACGTACCCGAGACCGTCGTCGCCGACGCGCTGCGCGGAGTGGCGGTGGCGCATCCAGAGCTGACGGTGGACGTCGAGCGCCGGGTGATAGTGCGGCGGGGCGCCCCGTACGAGGGAAAGGTCGGACTGGTGTCCGGCGGCGGGTCGGGGCACGAACCGCTGCACGGCGGATTCGTCGGCCGGGGCATGCTGGACGCCGCCTGTCCGGGCGAGGTCTTCACCTCGCCGGTCCCGGACCAGATAGTGCGAGCCGCGGCCGCCGTGGACAGCGGAGCGGGCGTGCTGTTCATCGTGAAGAACTACACCGGCGACGTACTGAACTTCGACATGGCCGCCGAGCTGGCCGAGGACGAGGGCGTCCAGGTCGCCAAAGTGCTGGTCAACGATGACGTGGCGGTTATCGACAGCACCTATACGGCCGGCCGCCGGGGCACGGGTGCGACCCTCTTCGTGGAGAAGCTGGCGGGCGCCGCCGCCGAGGAGGGCGCGCCGCTGGACCGGGTGGCCGGGATCGCCCACCGGGTCAACGAGTCGTCCCGCAGTTTCGGCGTCGCGCTCAGCGCGTGCAGCACTCCCGCCAAGGGCGGCCCGACCTTCGATCTTCCCAGCGGCGAACTGGAGTTGGGCGTCGGCATCCACGGCGAGCCGGGCCGTGAGCGGCGGGCGATGATGACCTCGGGCGAGATCGCCGATGTCTCCGTGGACGCGGTGGTGGAGGACCTGCGGCCGGACGCGCCCGTACTCCTGCTGGTCAACGGCATGGGCGGCACCCCGCTGCTGGAACTCTACGGTTTCGCCGCCGAGGTGCACCGCGCGCTGGCCGAGCGGCGGGTCCCGGTGGCCAGGACGCTCGTCGGCAACTACGTGACCTCGCTCGACATGGCGGGCGCCTCGGTGACGATCTGCCAGGTCGACGAGGAACTGCTGCGGCTGTGGGACGCGCCGGTCTCGACGGCGGCCCTGCGCTGGGGCTGCTGA
- the dhaL gene encoding dihydroxyacetone kinase subunit DhaL has product MTDSPDSRAPADSPIDAAFLLRWLDTAASAVDREADHLTDLDSPIGDADHGSNMRRGFLAARSSVGQEPPDTPGGVLVAVGRQLISTVGGASGPLYGTLLRRAGKELGDDSAVTTARLRDALRAGVEGVARLGGAAPGDKTMLDALFPAVDALSGALDKGGSTAGALGAAAEAADQGAAATVPLRARKGRASYLGERSVGHQDPGATSAALLITALADTAREAAV; this is encoded by the coding sequence ATGACCGACTCCCCCGACTCCCGCGCACCCGCCGACTCCCCGATAGACGCGGCCTTCCTGCTGCGCTGGCTGGACACGGCCGCCTCGGCCGTCGACCGCGAGGCCGACCACCTCACCGACCTCGACTCCCCCATCGGCGACGCCGACCACGGCAGCAATATGCGCCGCGGCTTCCTCGCCGCCCGCTCCTCCGTCGGCCAGGAGCCGCCGGACACCCCCGGAGGCGTACTGGTCGCGGTGGGACGGCAGTTGATCAGTACGGTCGGCGGCGCGTCCGGCCCGCTGTACGGCACGCTGCTGCGGCGCGCGGGCAAGGAACTCGGCGACGACTCCGCGGTGACGACCGCCCGGCTGCGAGACGCGCTGCGGGCCGGGGTCGAGGGCGTGGCGCGGCTCGGCGGCGCGGCGCCCGGCGACAAGACGATGCTGGACGCGCTGTTCCCGGCCGTGGACGCGCTGTCCGGCGCGCTGGACAAGGGCGGTTCCACGGCCGGGGCGCTGGGGGCCGCGGCCGAGGCCGCCGACCAGGGCGCGGCGGCCACCGTGCCGCTGCGGGCCCGCAAGGGCCGGGCCAGTTACCTCGGCGAGCGCAGCGTCGGCCACCAGGACCCGGGCGCCACTTCGGCGGCCCTGCTGATCACCGCGCTCGCGGACACCGCACGGGAGGCCGCCGTATGA
- a CDS encoding PTS-dependent dihydroxyacetone kinase phosphotransferase subunit DhaM: protein MTDTMSSQPDPLVGIVLVSHSAAVARAVAELAGEITGGSADVRVAPAGGGPDGGLGTSSDLIVTAARSVDQGMGVAVLADLGSAVLTVQALLADDELPPGTRLVDAPFLEGTVAAVVTASTGADLDAVEAAATEAYTYRKA, encoded by the coding sequence ATGACCGACACCATGTCCTCGCAACCCGACCCGCTCGTGGGCATCGTCCTGGTCTCGCACAGCGCCGCGGTCGCGCGCGCCGTCGCGGAGCTGGCCGGGGAGATCACCGGGGGTTCCGCGGACGTACGGGTGGCTCCGGCGGGCGGTGGGCCCGACGGCGGCCTCGGTACGAGTTCCGACCTGATCGTCACGGCCGCCCGGTCGGTGGACCAGGGCATGGGTGTGGCGGTGCTCGCGGACCTGGGCAGCGCCGTACTGACCGTGCAGGCGCTGCTGGCCGACGACGAACTCCCGCCGGGGACACGGCTGGTGGACGCGCCCTTCCTGGAGGGCACGGTCGCCGCGGTGGTCACCGCCTCGACGGGCGCGGACCTGGACGCGGTCGAGGCGGCGGCGACGGAGGCGTACACCTACCGCAAGGCGTGA
- a CDS encoding AfsR/SARP family transcriptional regulator, with amino-acid sequence MEFRVLGALEVWSGPVRLRLGGPRERKVLALLLLEANRTVSLGHLVDALWDEAPPATADKQIRNAVSRLRAILGAGPGENGDLTAVGDAGYRMTVTEGALDAAEFDREVAAAERAAAANDLAGAADLLRTALDRWRGPALAGMSGRLIEAGAAAWDERRLAVQETWTDHQLALGRHTRVVAGLSATVAAHPLREKPVGQLMLALHRGGRSGDALGAYQELRTRLAEEMGLDPGPGLRELHQRILTNDPAIAAPRARAQDGGSATEARIPRQLPAAVRHFTGRRRHLKALDELLDQTADFGGGTAVISAIDGTAGIGKTSLALHWAQRNADRFPDGQLHVNLRGFAPGARPMAPTEAVRCFLEALGVPTGSVPQDLDARTALYRSLVAGRRMLVVLDNARDTDQVRPLLPGTPSCVVVVTSRNQLAGLVAAEGAVPVTLDLLSDCESHDLLARRLGPERTAAEPEATAALVDLCARLPLALSIAAARAVLAPRLSLADLVTALHDVRGRLDTLDIGDPTTDLRAVFSWSYAHLAPAAARMFRLLSTHPGPDITAPAAASLTGVPATDARRALGDLIRARLVVEHTPGRYTFHDLLRAYAAELAATYDTDEQRKAAVLRVLDHYLHTSYAAERLLNPDPIVLDLGPPQPGTTPEALNDARRASHWMETEYQVIIGVLSQGDIYDLDAKSSRLAWTVMSFIDRRGPRPAPTTPREPYPSGRIRAQLGLGPYYSWLVGYPAALTHLQRFAAVYRELDDDTGLSHISFGLSSILEHQGRYDEALEQALLSLELFTRIGHRPGRARATNAVGWLLGAMGDHRAALPYCERALDQYRELDDRPMQVIARENTGRAHHGLGGYEEAVAAFTAALALAREVGDPYEEAVVLGHLVASHWAAGDSAAADRARALALDLIAGLDGEEAAALRESTGL; translated from the coding sequence GTGGAGTTCCGGGTGCTGGGCGCGCTGGAGGTCTGGTCCGGCCCGGTTCGGCTTCGGCTCGGCGGACCGCGGGAGCGCAAAGTCCTCGCACTGCTGCTCCTGGAGGCCAACCGCACGGTCTCCCTGGGCCACTTGGTCGACGCGCTCTGGGACGAAGCGCCGCCCGCCACCGCCGACAAGCAGATCCGCAACGCCGTCTCCCGGCTGCGCGCGATCCTCGGCGCCGGGCCGGGCGAGAACGGCGACCTGACCGCCGTCGGCGACGCCGGATACCGGATGACGGTGACAGAAGGCGCCCTGGACGCGGCCGAGTTCGACCGCGAGGTGGCCGCGGCCGAAAGGGCGGCGGCCGCGAACGACCTGGCCGGAGCCGCCGACCTGCTGCGTACGGCGCTCGACCGCTGGCGCGGACCCGCGCTCGCGGGCATGTCCGGGCGGCTGATCGAGGCGGGCGCCGCGGCCTGGGACGAACGGCGGCTCGCGGTCCAGGAGACCTGGACCGACCACCAGTTGGCGCTCGGACGGCACACGCGGGTCGTCGCCGGACTGTCGGCCACGGTCGCCGCGCATCCGCTGCGCGAGAAGCCCGTCGGACAGCTGATGCTCGCGCTCCACCGCGGCGGCAGGTCGGGCGACGCGCTGGGCGCGTACCAGGAGTTACGGACCCGGCTCGCCGAGGAGATGGGGCTCGACCCCGGGCCCGGCCTGCGCGAACTGCACCAGCGGATACTGACCAACGACCCCGCGATCGCCGCCCCGCGGGCCAGGGCCCAGGACGGGGGGTCCGCCACCGAGGCCCGTATACCCCGCCAACTGCCTGCCGCCGTACGGCACTTCACCGGCCGCCGCAGACACCTCAAAGCCCTGGACGAACTCCTCGACCAGACCGCCGACTTCGGCGGCGGCACCGCGGTGATCTCCGCGATCGACGGGACCGCCGGCATCGGCAAGACCTCGCTCGCCCTGCACTGGGCCCAGCGCAACGCCGACCGCTTCCCCGACGGCCAACTCCATGTGAATCTGCGCGGATTCGCCCCCGGCGCCCGCCCGATGGCCCCCACCGAGGCCGTCCGCTGCTTCCTCGAAGCGCTCGGCGTGCCCACCGGGAGCGTCCCGCAGGACCTGGACGCCCGTACCGCCCTCTACCGCAGCCTGGTCGCGGGCCGCCGGATGCTGGTCGTCCTCGACAACGCCCGTGACACCGACCAGGTACGGCCGCTGCTGCCCGGCACCCCCTCCTGCGTCGTGGTGGTCACCAGCCGCAACCAACTCGCCGGCCTGGTCGCCGCCGAAGGAGCCGTCCCGGTCACCCTCGACCTGCTCAGCGACTGCGAGTCCCACGACCTGCTCGCCCGCAGGCTCGGCCCCGAGCGCACGGCCGCCGAACCCGAGGCGACCGCCGCGCTCGTCGACCTGTGCGCCCGATTACCGCTCGCCCTGAGCATCGCCGCCGCCCGCGCCGTCCTCGCCCCGCGGCTGTCGCTCGCCGACCTGGTCACCGCGCTGCACGACGTACGCGGCCGGCTCGACACCCTCGACATCGGCGATCCCACCACCGATCTGCGGGCCGTCTTCTCCTGGTCGTACGCGCATCTGGCCCCGGCCGCCGCGCGGATGTTCCGGCTGCTGTCCACCCACCCCGGACCCGACATCACCGCGCCCGCGGCCGCCAGCCTCACCGGGGTCCCCGCCACCGACGCCCGCCGCGCCCTCGGCGACCTGATCAGGGCCCGTCTCGTCGTCGAGCACACCCCCGGCCGCTACACCTTCCACGACCTGCTGCGCGCCTACGCCGCCGAACTGGCCGCCACCTACGACACCGACGAGCAGCGCAAGGCCGCCGTACTGCGGGTGCTCGACCACTATCTGCACACCTCCTACGCGGCCGAACGCCTGCTCAACCCCGACCCGATCGTCCTCGACCTGGGCCCGCCGCAGCCCGGCACCACCCCGGAAGCGCTCAACGACGCACGGCGGGCGAGCCATTGGATGGAGACCGAGTACCAGGTCATCATCGGTGTGCTGTCCCAGGGCGACATCTACGACCTCGACGCGAAGTCCAGCCGGCTGGCCTGGACCGTGATGAGCTTCATCGACCGGCGCGGCCCGCGTCCGGCGCCCACCACCCCGCGCGAGCCGTATCCCTCCGGCCGGATCCGCGCCCAACTCGGCCTCGGGCCCTACTACTCCTGGCTGGTCGGCTACCCCGCCGCGCTCACCCACCTCCAGCGGTTCGCCGCCGTCTACCGCGAACTGGACGACGACACCGGGCTGTCGCACATCAGCTTCGGCCTCAGCTCGATCCTCGAACACCAGGGGCGGTACGACGAGGCGCTTGAACAGGCCCTGCTCTCCCTGGAGTTGTTCACCCGCATCGGCCACCGCCCCGGGCGGGCCAGGGCCACCAATGCCGTCGGCTGGCTGCTGGGCGCCATGGGCGACCACCGGGCCGCCCTGCCGTACTGCGAGCGGGCGCTCGACCAGTACCGGGAGCTGGACGACCGGCCCATGCAGGTGATCGCCCGGGAGAACACCGGCCGCGCCCACCACGGCCTGGGCGGGTACGAGGAGGCCGTCGCCGCCTTCACCGCGGCGCTCGCCCTGGCCCGCGAGGTGGGCGACCCCTACGAGGAGGCCGTTGTCCTCGGCCACCTCGTCGCCTCCCACTGGGCCGCCGGCGACAGCGCGGCGGCGGACCGGGCGCGCGCCCTGGCGCTCGACCTCATCGCCGGGCTGGACGGCGAAGAGGCCGCGGCGCTGCGCGAGTCGACCGGGCTGTAG